A single genomic interval of Terriglobus albidus harbors:
- a CDS encoding DoxX family protein, which produces MSQALPLWHRAQETLKPYATIPLRLIVGYGFLAHGIAKWSKGPETFAAILTMAHVPAPHLMAWLTIFIEVFGGIAVLCGAFVNLVALPAIGLLVVAILTVHLPYGFTSIKLIKIVDGRAQFGPPGYECNLIYIACIVALVMAGSGPWSIDAWRLRRRADQSV; this is translated from the coding sequence ATGAGCCAGGCCCTGCCGTTGTGGCATCGTGCACAAGAGACGTTGAAACCGTACGCCACCATTCCCCTGCGGCTGATCGTGGGATATGGTTTTCTTGCCCATGGAATCGCCAAATGGAGCAAGGGACCGGAGACATTCGCGGCCATTCTCACGATGGCGCATGTCCCTGCGCCTCACCTGATGGCCTGGCTCACCATATTCATCGAAGTCTTCGGTGGAATCGCGGTACTGTGCGGCGCTTTCGTGAACCTGGTGGCTCTTCCGGCGATTGGCCTGTTAGTCGTCGCGATTCTGACCGTTCATCTGCCGTATGGCTTCACCTCCATCAAACTGATAAAGATCGTCGATGGCCGCGCTCAGTTCGGCCCTCCGGGGTACGAGTGCAATCTGATCTATATCGCTTGTATCGTGGCTCTTGTGATGGCTGGTTCCGGTCCGTGGTCGATCGATGCCTGGCGCCTTCGCAGGAGGGCGGACCAGTCCGTCTAG
- a CDS encoding IS110 family transposase yields MQIVGCDFHPQWQQVSFLDQETGEYREAKLVNGDGEAERFYRSLSPGALVGIESCGNAQWFIDLLGSLGHTVWVGDAAKIRASYVRKQKTDRRDADHILKLLVEDRFPRLWTPSAKQRDLRQLLIHRHKLVEIRTRVKNGLQHLAMNRGVQKQSRLWSVRGRAELEKLPLEGWSARRREDLLELMKGLDQQIKELDEAVVQAAREDAKAELLMSQPGVGPITAMAFVLTIGDVSRFEYSGKVASYLGLIPSEYTSGGKRKLGAISKQGNRFMRQLLVEAAQTACRLDEGFRKQYQARCHHKPKAVAKVAAARRLAVRLYWMLRLNKRYPEIAHIESSSGVPLAIHGRDVE; encoded by the coding sequence ATGCAGATTGTAGGTTGTGATTTCCATCCGCAGTGGCAGCAGGTTTCATTTTTAGATCAGGAGACTGGCGAGTACCGGGAAGCGAAGCTGGTCAACGGGGACGGGGAGGCGGAGCGGTTCTACCGGTCGTTGTCTCCAGGAGCGCTTGTAGGGATCGAGTCGTGCGGCAACGCGCAGTGGTTTATTGATCTGCTAGGCAGTCTGGGTCACACGGTGTGGGTCGGAGATGCGGCGAAGATCCGAGCCAGCTATGTACGGAAGCAGAAGACGGACCGCCGGGATGCGGACCATATCCTGAAGCTGCTGGTGGAGGACCGGTTTCCGCGGTTGTGGACGCCTTCAGCCAAGCAGCGGGATCTTCGTCAGCTGCTGATCCACCGACACAAGCTGGTGGAGATCCGGACCCGGGTGAAGAACGGGCTGCAGCACCTGGCGATGAACCGTGGCGTACAGAAGCAGTCGCGGCTGTGGAGCGTTCGGGGGAGGGCTGAGTTGGAAAAGCTTCCTCTGGAGGGCTGGAGTGCCCGGCGACGGGAGGATCTGCTGGAGCTGATGAAGGGTCTGGATCAGCAGATCAAGGAGCTGGATGAGGCAGTCGTGCAGGCGGCCAGGGAGGATGCGAAGGCGGAGCTGTTGATGAGCCAGCCGGGAGTCGGTCCGATCACGGCGATGGCCTTCGTACTGACGATCGGCGATGTGAGCCGGTTCGAGTACAGCGGGAAGGTCGCCAGCTATCTGGGCCTGATCCCCAGCGAATACACCTCGGGCGGCAAGCGCAAACTGGGAGCCATCAGCAAGCAGGGCAACCGGTTCATGCGCCAGTTGCTGGTCGAAGCAGCTCAGACGGCCTGCCGGCTGGATGAAGGATTTCGAAAGCAGTATCAGGCTCGCTGCCACCACAAGCCGAAAGCAGTGGCCAAGGTGGCGGCAGCAAGGAGGTTAGCAGTGCGGCTCTACTGGATGCTCAG